From the genome of Thermomicrobiales bacterium, one region includes:
- a CDS encoding NAD-dependent deacylase, with amino-acid sequence MTDPAADIAQTEPSDSDIAALGEAIRNANRVVVLTGAGISTESGIPDYRGPNGVWSTGKPPTIGDFMENEATRRSYWQRRLESYPNLLAAQPNPAHLALVDLERSGKLAGIVTQNIDGLHQRAGSHPERVIELHGSAHVVRCTSCGTVFSGELVQQWLMDGNLYPSCPVCGGILRTATVLFGEPLPREALDRSIAITRDADLLLVIGSSLVVNPAAKLPLIAKRNGAPVVIVNRTETRQDHLADLRLEGSAGSVIPAAIDHALRQAL; translated from the coding sequence TTGACCGATCCTGCCGCTGACATTGCTCAGACCGAGCCATCTGATTCCGATATCGCCGCGCTCGGGGAAGCGATCCGCAACGCCAACCGCGTCGTGGTGCTCACCGGTGCAGGCATCAGCACCGAATCAGGCATCCCCGACTATCGCGGCCCAAACGGTGTTTGGTCGACCGGAAAGCCGCCGACTATTGGCGACTTCATGGAGAACGAAGCGACCCGGCGCTCCTACTGGCAGCGGCGGCTGGAGTCCTATCCCAATCTGCTGGCCGCGCAACCCAATCCCGCCCATTTGGCGCTGGTCGATCTGGAGCGCAGCGGCAAGCTGGCCGGTATCGTGACGCAGAACATCGACGGATTGCACCAGCGGGCAGGTTCGCATCCCGAACGAGTCATCGAGTTGCACGGCTCAGCGCATGTGGTCCGCTGCACCAGCTGTGGAACCGTCTTTTCCGGGGAATTGGTGCAGCAATGGCTCATGGACGGGAATCTCTATCCGAGTTGCCCCGTTTGCGGTGGCATTCTGCGCACTGCCACGGTGCTCTTCGGCGAACCGCTCCCGCGCGAGGCGCTCGACCGAAGCATCGCGATCACCCGCGACGCCGATCTCCTGCTCGTCATCGGCAGTTCCCTTGTGGTGAACCCCGCTGCCAAACTGCCGCTCATCGCCAAACGTAACGGCGCTCCGGTTGTCATCGTCAACCGCACCGAGACCCGGCAGGATCATCTGGCCGACTTGCGGCTGGAAGGCTCGGCTGGAAGCGTGATTCCGGCCGCCATCGATCACGCCCTGCGACAGGCTCTCTGA
- a CDS encoding TIM barrel protein: MAAHVRLASAPINWGIESPDGESNPSVDELLQNTAEAGYTGFELGPLFFLGASAEAISQKLNQYGLDSVAYWVAVPLEQPFGGAVEVEVREALATLKAIDADVLIVSDFGDERRLEIVSRVEEFPDSWWTDDDWAEVRRSFEAIAALGAEYGIPIAMHPHVGGHIESGREIERALEAIDGTPVTVCLDTGHIRIGGIDSIPLLRRLGGRVTHIHAKDVEPNLLARLQSGEIDYFTAVGQGLYCDLGEGIVDWTGFAEAIDEIGFDGWVVAEEDQILVPGRQAPFESNTKNRAFLANLLGVSDS; encoded by the coding sequence ATGGCAGCACATGTGCGGTTGGCGTCGGCGCCCATCAATTGGGGCATCGAGTCTCCAGACGGGGAGAGCAACCCCAGCGTCGACGAGCTTCTCCAGAACACGGCCGAGGCGGGATACACCGGTTTCGAGCTCGGTCCGTTGTTCTTTCTCGGAGCCTCGGCAGAAGCGATCAGCCAAAAGCTGAATCAATATGGGCTCGATTCGGTTGCCTATTGGGTGGCGGTGCCCCTGGAGCAGCCGTTCGGGGGAGCAGTCGAGGTTGAGGTCCGTGAAGCGTTGGCAACGCTCAAGGCGATCGATGCCGATGTCCTGATCGTGAGTGATTTCGGCGATGAGCGCCGTCTGGAGATTGTGTCGCGCGTCGAGGAGTTTCCGGACAGCTGGTGGACCGACGACGACTGGGCCGAGGTGCGCCGATCGTTCGAAGCAATCGCAGCGCTCGGCGCGGAATACGGTATCCCGATCGCCATGCATCCGCACGTCGGCGGCCACATCGAAAGCGGCCGGGAGATCGAGAGAGCGCTGGAAGCGATCGACGGCACCCCGGTGACGGTCTGTCTCGATACCGGGCATATTCGCATTGGTGGTATCGATTCCATCCCGTTGCTGCGGCGGCTGGGCGGCCGCGTCACGCACATCCATGCGAAGGATGTCGAGCCGAATCTGCTGGCGCGATTGCAGTCAGGCGAGATCGACTACTTCACCGCGGTCGGTCAGGGACTCTATTGCGACCTGGGTGAGGGGATCGTCGACTGGACCGGATTCGCCGAGGCCATCGATGAGATCGGGTTCGACGGGTGGGTCGTGGCGGAAGAAGACCAGATCCTCGTACCCGGACGGCAAGCGCCATTCGAGTCGAACACAAAGAACCGCGCATTCCTGGCGAACCTGTTGGGCGTCTCCGATTCGTGA
- a CDS encoding DnaJ domain-containing protein — protein MFLGSREEMGHVGYVPARCPKCAHQGLFSVYESKRKLTVVALVAVPLSQQMVVECPKCNVRMGVPPEQSEQLHEQMITPDRLASMAANGAGAQQQLAQSQVAAPVGRTAYQVLQVDPLAEQEVVEAAFKRLALKYHPDTSKAPDASERMREIIEAHNVLTDPGKRERYDRSIGIRRPVKLPPAMRASDV, from the coding sequence GTGTTTTTGGGAAGTCGCGAAGAAATGGGACATGTTGGGTACGTCCCTGCCCGCTGTCCGAAATGCGCGCATCAAGGGCTCTTCAGCGTCTACGAATCGAAACGGAAGCTCACTGTGGTCGCGCTGGTGGCGGTGCCACTGTCGCAGCAGATGGTGGTGGAATGCCCAAAATGCAATGTGCGCATGGGCGTTCCACCAGAGCAGTCCGAGCAGCTCCATGAGCAGATGATTACGCCGGACCGGCTTGCCAGCATGGCAGCCAACGGTGCTGGCGCGCAGCAGCAGCTTGCACAGTCGCAGGTGGCGGCGCCGGTCGGCCGCACGGCGTACCAGGTGCTGCAGGTCGATCCGCTTGCCGAACAAGAGGTCGTGGAGGCCGCCTTCAAGCGGCTTGCGCTCAAGTACCACCCGGATACCTCGAAGGCGCCAGACGCGTCAGAGCGCATGCGCGAAATCATCGAGGCCCACAACGTGCTGACCGATCCCGGCAAACGCGAGCGTTACGACCGAAGCATCGGGATTCGACGGCCCGTCAAGCTTCCCCCGGCAATGCGCGCGAGCGATGTCTAG
- a CDS encoding DUF402 domain-containing protein gives MGERIYYRKEKLRGACWEYEIDGGWISVPSEAGERRLLHHQFTFYRPKEVDVRTETGVERLQRTGADQWFFPDRWYSLLRFRTGDNRTVGYYVNFSLPLTELRKNYYRDVDLELDLWVEPDGTATVLDRDEFELEIEQDRMCADWVRSVNQSLAEVSASVARAISELGPNLDTQKDPNHGVPRFILTI, from the coding sequence ATGGGAGAACGGATCTATTACCGGAAAGAAAAGCTCCGCGGCGCATGCTGGGAATACGAGATAGACGGCGGATGGATCTCAGTTCCCAGTGAGGCCGGCGAGCGCCGGTTGCTCCATCACCAATTCACCTTCTACCGTCCCAAAGAGGTCGACGTGCGCACGGAAACCGGCGTCGAGCGATTGCAGCGCACCGGCGCGGATCAGTGGTTCTTCCCGGACCGCTGGTATTCGCTCCTGCGTTTTCGCACTGGCGACAACCGGACCGTAGGCTATTACGTCAACTTTTCGCTGCCGCTTACCGAGCTCCGCAAGAACTACTACCGCGATGTCGATCTGGAACTCGATCTCTGGGTCGAGCCGGATGGCACCGCCACCGTGCTCGACCGCGATGAGTTCGAGCTCGAGATCGAACAGGACCGCATGTGCGCGGATTGGGTGCGTTCAGTCAATCAGTCGCTTGCGGAAGTCTCCGCGTCGGTCGCCCGTGCGATCTCCGAGCTTGGGCCAAATCTGGATACGCAAAAGGACCCGAATCACGGGGTACCGCGGTTCATTCTGACGATCTGA
- the rsmG gene encoding 16S rRNA (guanine(527)-N(7))-methyltransferase RsmG, whose translation MSECWPSVSPDQAALLVAYRDLILDSNRKFNLTALRDAESIDGRLLAESLRLSPFLPTASGLRAIDIGTGSGIPGIPLAIVRPDIDFTLVDATGKKVRFVELVIAELGLSNVTAIHERSELLAHDAAFRERYDIGVARAVTQLPALAELILPFLRIGGRALLPKGEESNDEVERARRAIEMLGGSLVSAELLPRVSCCGVTRLVILDKIGPSLVRYPRRPGIPEHDPLGG comes from the coding sequence ATGTCAGAGTGCTGGCCCAGTGTCTCGCCTGATCAGGCAGCATTGCTGGTAGCCTATCGCGATCTGATTCTCGACTCGAATCGCAAGTTCAATCTCACTGCCTTGCGGGATGCCGAGTCGATCGATGGGCGCTTGCTGGCCGAGTCGCTGCGGCTCTCTCCCTTCCTGCCCACCGCATCAGGGCTACGCGCGATCGATATTGGCACAGGCTCGGGTATTCCCGGCATTCCCCTGGCTATCGTGCGTCCCGACATCGATTTCACGTTGGTCGACGCGACCGGCAAGAAGGTGCGCTTTGTCGAGCTCGTCATCGCCGAGCTCGGATTGAGCAATGTCACGGCGATCCATGAGCGGTCCGAACTCCTCGCCCACGACGCAGCATTCCGCGAGAGATACGACATCGGAGTCGCCCGTGCTGTAACTCAATTGCCGGCGCTGGCCGAGCTGATCCTGCCGTTTCTCCGAATCGGCGGACGAGCGCTTCTGCCCAAAGGCGAAGAGTCGAATGACGAGGTGGAACGCGCGCGCAGAGCGATCGAAATGCTGGGCGGATCGCTCGTCAGCGCCGAATTGTTGCCGCGCGTTTCCTGCTGTGGGGTGACGCGGCTGGTCATTCTGGATAAGATAGGCCCATCACTCGTCCGATACCCGAGGCGTCCTGGCATACCGGAACACGATCCACTCGGGGGGTAA
- the dxs gene encoding 1-deoxy-D-xylulose-5-phosphate synthase produces MASLDSIQDPSDLKSCSLAELEQIADQIRAEMIDVVTQTGGHLGAGLGAVELTIALHYVFDSPDDLLVWDVGHQAYPHKLLTGRQDRFHTIRQEGGLSGFLSRDESVHDAFGAGHASTAISAALGMAVAKRLLDPNDNDRVVAVIGDGALTGGMAYEGLNNAGNLDIPFIVVLNDNEMSIAPNVGAMSKYLDRVRTDPRYTRGRDDVQSVLERLPQGDFLVELGKRWKDSFKEFVYHRMMWEELGFTYLGPVAGHDIRELVHALRQAERIDGPVFLHVVTEKGRGFPAAAQDYERSHAVSAPAKPRANGSPPVPPKYQEVFASTLIELARTDDKIVGITAAMPTGTSLDKFQKAHPERFYDVGIAEQHAVTFAAGLATQEIKPVCAIYSTFLQRAFDQVLHDVCLQKLPVVFAIDRAGFAGDDGRTHHGVYDLSYLRCLPNMTLMAPKDENELRHMIATALSIQDGPSAVRYPRGAGLGVPTDEPIEVLPIGKGEVLREGDDVAVLAVGSMVDVASQAADQLALDGIEATVFNARFVKPLDRDAIVALAQRCRAVVTIEENTVVGGFGAGVLELLSAEMIDIPVNVLGVPDRVWEQASQARLRELAGLSPAGVVDAVRKVVKARPPVPATSEILSTL; encoded by the coding sequence ATGGCAAGTCTCGACTCGATTCAGGATCCGTCCGATCTCAAGAGCTGCTCCCTTGCGGAATTGGAGCAGATCGCCGACCAGATTCGGGCGGAGATGATCGATGTCGTGACCCAGACCGGTGGCCATCTCGGTGCTGGGTTGGGCGCGGTCGAGCTGACCATCGCGCTCCACTACGTCTTCGATTCGCCGGACGATCTGCTGGTTTGGGACGTCGGGCACCAGGCTTATCCTCACAAGCTCCTGACCGGACGTCAGGACCGTTTCCACACCATCCGGCAAGAGGGAGGGCTTTCCGGCTTCCTCTCGCGTGACGAAAGCGTTCACGATGCGTTCGGCGCCGGGCACGCAAGCACGGCCATTTCGGCCGCCCTCGGTATGGCTGTTGCCAAGCGCCTGCTCGATCCCAATGACAACGACCGCGTGGTCGCCGTCATCGGTGACGGCGCGCTCACCGGCGGAATGGCCTACGAGGGCCTGAACAACGCCGGCAATCTCGACATCCCTTTCATCGTGGTGCTCAATGACAACGAGATGTCGATCGCTCCGAACGTCGGAGCGATGAGCAAGTATCTCGACCGCGTGCGCACCGATCCACGCTACACCCGCGGCCGCGACGATGTGCAGTCCGTCCTCGAACGGTTGCCGCAGGGCGATTTCCTGGTGGAGCTCGGGAAGCGCTGGAAGGACTCCTTCAAGGAGTTCGTCTATCACCGCATGATGTGGGAAGAGCTTGGGTTCACCTACCTTGGACCGGTGGCCGGGCACGATATCCGCGAGCTGGTGCATGCGTTGCGTCAGGCCGAACGGATCGACGGCCCGGTCTTTCTGCATGTTGTCACCGAGAAGGGCCGCGGATTTCCAGCGGCGGCCCAGGACTACGAGCGCAGCCACGCGGTCTCGGCTCCGGCCAAACCGCGAGCCAACGGCTCGCCGCCTGTTCCCCCCAAGTACCAGGAAGTTTTCGCCAGCACCCTGATCGAGCTGGCGCGAACCGACGACAAGATCGTCGGCATCACAGCGGCAATGCCCACCGGCACGTCGCTCGACAAGTTCCAGAAAGCGCATCCCGAGCGGTTCTACGATGTTGGCATCGCCGAGCAGCACGCGGTCACTTTTGCCGCCGGATTGGCCACCCAGGAGATCAAGCCGGTCTGCGCGATCTACTCCACCTTCCTGCAACGCGCATTCGATCAGGTGCTCCACGATGTCTGCTTGCAGAAGCTGCCCGTGGTCTTCGCGATCGATCGGGCTGGATTCGCCGGCGACGACGGACGCACGCACCACGGCGTTTACGACTTGAGCTATCTCCGCTGCTTGCCGAACATGACCCTGATGGCGCCCAAAGACGAAAACGAGCTGCGGCACATGATCGCGACTGCGCTCAGCATTCAGGACGGACCGAGCGCGGTGCGCTATCCACGCGGCGCCGGATTGGGAGTCCCGACTGACGAGCCGATCGAGGTTCTGCCGATCGGCAAAGGCGAGGTGCTGCGTGAGGGCGACGATGTGGCAGTTCTCGCCGTCGGTTCGATGGTCGATGTCGCCAGTCAGGCGGCGGATCAACTGGCGCTGGATGGCATCGAGGCCACGGTCTTCAACGCCCGTTTTGTCAAACCACTCGATCGCGACGCCATCGTTGCGCTGGCGCAACGTTGCCGCGCGGTGGTGACCATCGAAGAGAACACCGTGGTTGGCGGGTTCGGAGCAGGCGTGCTCGAACTGCTGTCTGCCGAGATGATCGACATTCCGGTGAACGTGCTCGGCGTGCCGGATCGCGTTTGGGAGCAGGCGTCGCAGGCGCGTCTGCGCGAATTGGCCGGGCTCTCACCAGCCGGCGTCGTCGACGCTGTGCGAAAGGTCGTCAAGGCTCGGCCGCCTGTTCCGGCAACTTCCGAGATCCTCTCGACGCTCTGA
- a CDS encoding DUF1786 domain-containing protein → MPDRMVAIDVGAGTQDILVYEAGTPFENLTKLVLPSQTQIIGKRIRAATADRVPIHLSGVVMGGGASSEAIREHLASGLEVTASPGAARTMHNDLTRVEAMGIDLREDAPADARVIELADVDPAGLRAGLRLLGIELPEAAAIAVQDHGYRPGLGNNDVRFDYLQSLIADGGRLEAMVFDAPPDGMTRMAGVQETWPGAWLMDTGTAAVMGALGDPAVRDAADDQGAILVNVGNMHTFATLVRQRRLYGLFEHHTGGIDAATIARLVDGLRNATLDPATFRMQFDGHGAAFDDAYRDLEPFQFVAITGPNRGIARGLGYHEAAPHGDMMLTGSFGLIDAVRARYAIG, encoded by the coding sequence ATGCCGGATCGAATGGTTGCCATCGACGTTGGCGCCGGCACGCAAGACATCCTCGTCTATGAGGCGGGAACCCCCTTCGAAAACCTGACCAAGCTGGTGCTGCCGTCCCAAACGCAGATCATCGGCAAGCGGATTCGCGCGGCTACCGCGGACCGTGTGCCGATCCATCTCAGCGGCGTCGTCATGGGTGGGGGCGCCTCGAGCGAGGCGATTCGCGAGCATCTCGCATCCGGGCTCGAGGTCACCGCCTCACCGGGCGCAGCCCGCACCATGCACAACGATCTGACACGGGTCGAAGCGATGGGCATCGATCTACGCGAGGATGCTCCGGCTGATGCGCGTGTCATCGAACTGGCCGATGTCGATCCTGCCGGATTGCGAGCGGGGCTCCGTCTGCTCGGTATCGAACTTCCGGAAGCAGCGGCAATTGCCGTGCAGGATCACGGGTATCGTCCCGGATTGGGCAACAATGATGTGCGATTCGACTATCTTCAGTCGTTGATTGCTGATGGGGGCAGGTTGGAGGCCATGGTTTTCGACGCGCCGCCGGACGGGATGACGCGCATGGCGGGCGTGCAGGAGACCTGGCCGGGCGCCTGGTTGATGGATACGGGAACTGCGGCGGTCATGGGCGCGTTGGGCGACCCGGCGGTGCGCGACGCAGCGGACGACCAGGGCGCCATTCTGGTCAATGTCGGCAATATGCACACCTTCGCGACGTTGGTTCGCCAGAGACGGCTCTACGGTCTGTTCGAGCACCATACCGGCGGGATCGACGCGGCCACGATCGCGCGGCTGGTCGACGGCTTGCGCAATGCCACCCTCGATCCGGCTACCTTTCGCATGCAGTTCGACGGGCACGGAGCCGCGTTCGACGATGCCTATCGCGATCTGGAACCGTTCCAGTTCGTTGCCATCACGGGGCCCAATCGTGGAATTGCCCGCGGATTGGGCTACCACGAAGCCGCGCCCCACGGGGACATGATGCTCACCGGTTCGTTCGGCCTGATCGACGCAGTCCGAGCACGCTACGCCATCGGATGA
- a CDS encoding proline iminopeptidase-family hydrolase: protein MSSVAKLLAGATEGFIDVPDGKVWYQSVGEGEPLLLLHGGPGASSVYLEALMALANDGFRVVRYDQLGCGKSDRPDNPALWTVDHFRREVDIVRAALGFTRMHLLGQSWGSFLALEYVLAHPERLQTLTLYSGTASTRQCFDGMNRLRAQLPAETVATMARFEAAHDYRNPAYLAAVQVLLDQHLCRVKPWPEELVRSMQNEGDAVYNTMWGPNEFTLTGNLATWDRQHRLGEIDTPTLIMCGRYDEVVPECSETLHAGIRGSRLEIFENSSHLCHMEEPEKVFPILVEFLKRHPMA from the coding sequence ATGTCGTCGGTCGCAAAGCTGCTTGCGGGCGCCACCGAGGGATTCATCGACGTTCCAGACGGGAAGGTCTGGTACCAGTCAGTGGGAGAAGGCGAACCCCTTCTCTTGCTCCACGGGGGCCCTGGCGCGTCGTCGGTCTATCTCGAAGCGCTCATGGCGCTTGCCAACGATGGATTTCGGGTTGTTCGCTACGACCAGCTTGGTTGCGGGAAATCGGACCGGCCGGACAACCCCGCACTCTGGACCGTCGACCACTTCCGCCGAGAGGTCGATATCGTGCGTGCGGCTCTCGGGTTTACTCGCATGCACCTCCTTGGGCAGTCATGGGGCTCCTTTCTGGCGCTCGAGTACGTGCTCGCGCATCCGGAGCGCCTGCAGACCCTGACGCTCTACAGCGGCACGGCCTCGACCAGGCAATGCTTCGACGGGATGAACCGTCTACGCGCCCAGCTTCCGGCAGAGACCGTGGCAACCATGGCTCGCTTCGAAGCCGCGCATGACTACCGCAACCCGGCCTATCTCGCCGCTGTGCAGGTCCTCCTCGACCAACACCTCTGCCGTGTCAAACCCTGGCCGGAGGAACTCGTCCGCTCGATGCAGAACGAGGGCGACGCGGTTTACAACACGATGTGGGGACCAAACGAATTCACGCTCACCGGCAATCTGGCGACCTGGGACCGTCAGCACCGACTTGGCGAAATCGATACACCCACACTGATCATGTGCGGCCGCTACGACGAAGTCGTTCCCGAATGCTCCGAAACGCTTCATGCTGGCATCCGCGGGTCACGCCTCGAAATCTTCGAGAACTCGTCCCACCTCTGCCACATGGAAGAACCGGAGAAAGTCTTCCCGATTCTTGTGGAATTCCTGAAGCGTCATCCGATGGCGTAG
- a CDS encoding ABC transporter permease, protein MNLDYLFDHWREVLELTREHIQLCAIAIGLALLFAVPLGIVIAAYPGMRTPTLVLLGAIYTIPSLAFLAFLIPEFGLGAKPAVIVLAAYAQLALVRNIQSGLSGVDRTVLEAASGVGMTGWQSLMRVRLPLALPVLIAGLRIATVSTISLATVTAWIDAGGLGTLLFDGIAFNRPSMILAGTVAITALALSADLLLRLAERATPASRALQSART, encoded by the coding sequence ATGAACCTCGACTATCTGTTCGACCACTGGCGCGAAGTCCTGGAACTTACCCGTGAGCATATTCAGCTGTGCGCGATCGCGATCGGGCTGGCGCTCCTGTTCGCAGTTCCCCTTGGCATCGTGATCGCCGCCTATCCCGGCATGCGCACGCCGACGCTGGTGCTACTTGGTGCGATCTATACGATTCCCAGCCTGGCGTTCCTGGCATTCCTGATCCCGGAGTTTGGCCTTGGCGCCAAACCGGCGGTGATCGTGCTTGCGGCGTATGCCCAGCTTGCCCTCGTGCGCAATATTCAATCTGGTCTTTCCGGCGTGGACAGGACCGTGCTCGAGGCCGCCAGCGGAGTCGGCATGACCGGCTGGCAGTCGCTCATGCGTGTCCGCTTGCCGCTCGCGCTCCCCGTCCTGATCGCCGGACTGCGCATCGCCACGGTCAGCACCATCTCACTCGCCACGGTTACCGCATGGATCGATGCCGGCGGTCTTGGTACATTGCTCTTCGACGGCATCGCCTTCAATCGCCCATCGATGATCCTGGCCGGAACGGTCGCCATCACGGCGCTGGCGCTTTCGGCCGATCTGCTGCTTCGGCTCGCAGAACGCGCAACGCCAGCCAGTCGCGCGTTGCAGAGCGCCAGGACATGA
- a CDS encoding ABC transporter ATP-binding protein, with product MLDDRQHASDIAIAYDRVTKTYPNGNRSAVSDVSLAVERGKLVVLLGPSGCGKTTLLKMTNRLIEPDSGSISIDGVEIHSLPAPELRRRIGYVIQQTGLFPHMRVEDNIAVVPKLLKWDKQRTSARVDELLDLVGLPPEAYRRRYPAQLSGGEQQRVGLARALAVDPGTMLMDEPFGALDAITRSKLQLELRRIHQELGQTIIFVTHDIDEAIRLADKIVIMREGRIVQAGDPLEIVTDPADRFVSDLVGASDALRRLSLIEAGAVGRSLGIGAIPPEHVAPAVADVRTVFATMLDLGVTTIGLTDADGALVAQLDLDTVREIARTHAAEIAA from the coding sequence GTGCTCGACGACCGCCAACACGCATCGGACATCGCGATTGCGTACGATCGTGTCACCAAGACCTACCCCAATGGGAACCGGTCTGCGGTGTCCGATGTTTCGCTGGCCGTCGAGCGCGGCAAGCTGGTCGTCCTCCTGGGCCCTTCCGGATGCGGGAAGACGACCCTGCTCAAGATGACCAATCGCCTGATCGAGCCGGACAGCGGTTCCATCTCCATCGACGGCGTGGAGATCCACTCGCTGCCGGCGCCCGAGCTTCGGAGGCGCATTGGCTACGTCATCCAGCAGACCGGTCTTTTTCCCCATATGCGGGTGGAAGACAACATCGCCGTCGTTCCCAAACTGCTGAAATGGGACAAGCAACGCACGAGCGCGCGGGTCGACGAACTTCTGGATCTTGTCGGATTGCCTCCCGAAGCCTACCGTCGCCGCTATCCCGCCCAGCTTTCCGGCGGTGAACAGCAGCGGGTTGGTCTGGCGAGAGCGCTGGCGGTGGACCCAGGCACCATGCTGATGGACGAACCCTTCGGCGCGCTCGACGCCATCACTCGCTCCAAACTGCAACTCGAGTTGCGCCGCATCCATCAGGAACTTGGACAGACGATCATCTTCGTCACGCATGACATCGACGAGGCGATTCGGCTCGCCGACAAGATCGTCATCATGCGTGAGGGCCGCATCGTCCAGGCTGGTGATCCGCTCGAGATCGTGACCGATCCGGCCGACCGATTCGTTTCCGATCTCGTTGGCGCAAGCGACGCTTTGCGCCGCCTCAGCCTGATCGAAGCTGGCGCCGTAGGCCGCTCCCTCGGGATCGGGGCCATTCCCCCCGAACACGTGGCGCCGGCCGTGGCGGATGTCCGCACCGTCTTTGCGACCATGCTGGATCTCGGGGTGACGACGATCGGGCTCACAGATGCTGACGGCGCCCTCGTCGCTCAGCTCGATCTCGACACGGTCCGCGAGATAGCCCGCACACATGCAGCCGAGATTGCCGCATGA
- a CDS encoding glycine betaine ABC transporter substrate-binding protein encodes MQTTRRTILKGAALSPLVLTLGRFDVGAQDAIKVGSKDFPESIIIGEIYALLLENAGFSVERKLNLGGTVIAQEALLSGDLDLYPEYTGTGLLVVLGESLDAVPGLNGTPEAAVDPSVAVYDYVSQRYLEEHGLVWLDQTPMNDTQALAVTRDFADEHGVTTISDLVALASEVDLVFSAPVDFEEREDGLKGLRDTYGDFDATVNGVAPGIKYQALVDGDANVVLAFSTDAEIGFNDLVVLEDDKALWPPYHVAPVVRQDTLEANPGIADALNAVAQLITTEVQIGLNGQVVGPDEKSPEEVAREFLQAQGLIPS; translated from the coding sequence GTGCAAACAACGCGACGAACCATTCTGAAGGGAGCCGCTCTCAGCCCGCTCGTGCTAACGCTCGGCCGATTCGATGTCGGCGCGCAAGACGCTATCAAGGTAGGTTCCAAGGACTTTCCCGAATCGATCATCATTGGCGAAATCTATGCTCTGCTACTGGAAAATGCCGGCTTCTCCGTCGAGCGGAAGCTGAATCTGGGAGGCACAGTGATCGCGCAGGAAGCTCTGCTTTCCGGCGATCTCGATCTCTATCCGGAATACACCGGCACCGGACTGCTGGTCGTGCTCGGCGAGTCGCTGGATGCCGTGCCGGGACTGAACGGCACACCGGAAGCCGCCGTCGACCCGTCCGTGGCGGTCTATGACTATGTCAGCCAACGGTATCTCGAAGAGCACGGCCTCGTTTGGCTCGACCAGACTCCGATGAACGACACCCAGGCCCTGGCGGTGACGCGCGATTTCGCTGACGAACACGGGGTGACCACGATTTCCGATCTGGTCGCGCTCGCTTCAGAAGTCGATCTCGTCTTCTCGGCCCCGGTAGACTTCGAGGAGCGCGAGGACGGTCTGAAGGGGCTCCGGGACACCTATGGCGACTTCGATGCAACCGTCAACGGTGTGGCGCCAGGCATCAAATACCAGGCGCTCGTCGATGGTGATGCGAACGTCGTGCTGGCATTTTCCACCGACGCCGAAATCGGATTCAACGATCTTGTCGTGCTCGAAGACGACAAAGCGTTGTGGCCCCCATACCACGTCGCTCCCGTGGTGCGGCAGGACACCCTGGAAGCAAATCCTGGAATCGCCGATGCGCTCAATGCGGTCGCGCAGTTGATCACCACTGAGGTCCAGATCGGGCTCAACGGCCAGGTCGTGGGGCCGGACGAGAAATCGCCGGAAGAAGTCGCCAGGGAGTTCCTGCAAGCGCAGGGGCTGATCCCCTCCTAG